Proteins co-encoded in one Papaver somniferum cultivar HN1 chromosome 5, ASM357369v1, whole genome shotgun sequence genomic window:
- the LOC113279891 gene encoding uncharacterized protein DDB_G0271670-like, which translates to MATVECVKQQHHQAQQQQHKYHQMNNSSSFKIPMWLCMRPSITQEDHHLSKWDNSSLQIHQQDNNKKNKSKKSHNRSSSSCSIDKDAPGSPKVGCMGQVKHNHQQQLTFLSTNNHQQQHTTSNKKYFKLTKMFSSNSFNYTRTTSRTNHMITAATTTTGPNNSKLLLQNHNHNTKDQQEQHAASSSESSSSSSSESLSSTTTTSSSFSLASVGDLDPPLPVIKRSLTNTNACNGDVSSIWKRRCGGEAALKGLQLSSTVKRPINSLVIIPQPLASL; encoded by the coding sequence ATGGCAACTGTTGAGTGTGTCAAGCAGCAGCATCACcaagcacaacaacaacaacataagtATCATCAAATGAATAATAGCAGCTCATTCAAGATCCCTATGTGGTTATGTATGAGACCATCAATTACCCaagaagatcatcatctctcAAAATGGGATAATTCATCATTGCAGATTCATCAACaagataataataagaagaacaaGAGCAAGAAGAGTCATAATAGAAGCAGTAGTAGTTGTAGTATTGATAAAGATGCACCAGGATCACCAAAAGTGGGATGTATGGGTCAAGTCAAGcacaatcatcaacaacaacttaCATTTTTATCAACAAAtaatcaccaacaacaacataCAACAAGTAACAAGAAATATTTCAAGCTCACCAAAATGTTCTCATCAAACAGCTTCAATTACACTAGAACCACCTCAAGAACCAATCATATGATTACCGCTGCTACTACCACTACAGGTCCAAACAATTCTAAGCTATTACTCCAGAACCACAACCACAATACTAAAGACCAACAAGAACAACATGCTGCATCTTCGTCGGAATCATCGTCTAGTTCTTCGTCAGAGTCATTGTCGTCTACCACGACGACTTCGTCTTCTTTTTCTCTGGCTAGTGTTGGTGATTTAGACCCTCCTCTACCTGTTATTAAGCGGTCGCTGACTAACACTAATGCATGTAATGGTGATGTTAGTAGCATATGGAAAAGGCGGTGTGGTGGCGAGGCGGCTTTGAAAGGGCTTCAGCTATCATCAACGGTTAAGAGACCTATCAATAGTCTTGTTATAATTCCTCAACCTCTAGCTTCTCTTTGA